In Papio anubis isolate 15944 chromosome 20, Panubis1.0, whole genome shotgun sequence, the genomic window ttgaactcttgatctcaggtgatccgcccacctcggcctcccaaagtgctgggattacaggcgtgggccactgcgcccggccaaagctCACACTTTTTATGATTCAGCCTTAGATGTCACATCGGGTCACTTTCCCCACACTTGTTAGTGTTAGAAGTCACAAGCCCACCCATACTCTGGGGACCTGGCACACAGATGCCACTCTCAGTGGAAGGGGTGGGAACACCACCATTCTcctgctgatgggcatttgggtaaCTTCCTGTTTGAAGCTATTAAGATTGGGctgtgtggccgggcgcggtggctcacgcctgtaatcccagcactctggaaggccgaggcagacggatcacgaagacaggagatcgagagcatcctggctaacaagatgaaatcccttctctactaaaaatgcaaaaaaaaaaaaaaaaaattagccgggcgtggtggcgggcgcctgtagtcccagttactcaggaggctgaggcaggagaatggcgctaacccgggaggcagagcttgcagtgagccgagatcgtgccactgcactccagcctgggcgacagagcaagaatccatctcaaaaacaaaaaacaaaaaacaaaaaaaactgggcTGCTGTAACTATTCTAGCAGGTGTCTTTGGTGAGCACCTACACGTGTTTCTCTTTAGTATATGCCCAGGAGGGGAACTGCTGGCTCCTAGATACTATATGTTCAGGGTCACACACACTTTCGCGGGATTTTCCAAAGCACTTGTACCAGGGCATACTCCCAGCACCTGTGTGACTGCTCCAGCCGTCCCACAGTCTCATCAGTTCTATTGCTGATAGTTTCATTTTAGCTTAAGTTATATTTAATAGGAAAATTACCATTGCCTCTGCGCCTCGTTCCTGCCTGTAGAAGTTTCTCACAGCTGTTGCTACAAGTGGTCACAAATGTGTCACTTAAACCCACACGAAATGATGTTCTTGTGGTTTTGGAGTCAGAAGTGTCAACGGACGGTGCTGGCAGGGTTGTGCTGACCTGGAGGCCTACAGGGGAACATCTGTGCTGCTTCTCCACCTTCTAGAGGCTGCTGCCTCCCTTGCTCCAGCCCCTTCCTGACACCACTCACCCTCATACTTCTGTTATCACATCCTCCCCTTCTCTGTGTTCAgggctccctctgtctctcttgcaAGCACACTTGAGATTCCATTGAGGGTCACCCACATAacccaggagaatttccccaccTCAATATCCTTAACTTCATCCCATCTGCAAAGCCCTTTTGCCATAAAAGTTaccattcacaggttccagggattgtGACATGGGTAGCTTTAGGAGTGATTATTCAGCCCATAACACTGCCTATCTCCTGCTCACCAGAACTTGGAATTTCTGTCTCAACAGGAGCCCCCTGTGTGGGAATAGCCTGTCTCAACGACGCCCGCTATAGGGACCGGCTTCCTCAAAGGACCTCACAGTCCCGTCCCACTCCTGTGTACGGTCTTCGCCTTGGCTGGAGGGGCTGCAGCGGTGTGTCTTGGCGCCACCTTGTGGAGATAGGGCATCACAGCAGGTTGGAGCCCAGTAGAAGCACAACCAAGCCCCATGggtaatgtttaaaattttctggccgggcgctgtgactcacgcctgtaattcctgcactttgggaggccgaggcgggtggatcacacgaggacaggagtttaagaccagcctggccaacatggtgaaactccctctctactaaaaaatacaaaaacattagccggacaggtggtgcacgcctgtaatcccagctactcgggaggctgaggcacgagaatcgctgcaacccgggaggcagaggctgcagtgagccaagatcacgccactgcactttagcctgggcgacagagcgagagtctgtctcaaaaaaaaaaaaaaaaagagacagagaagagaaaacaatggcgaatttgtttctgtttgagctgagacatccatcttctcctgacTTCGGATATTTGCCCTCCTGGTTATGAAGCCTTCAAACTTGAACTGAATACACCACCAACTTTCCCAGTTTCCAGCTTGCAAATGGCAGATCGTgagacttctcagcttccataattaCATGAGCCAATTTGAATATACAAAtggggttctccagaaaaacagaataaattataTAGATACCTAACTTACAGGTATATATACCTAAATTATACGtatcattaaattaaattatactttaaattatacatataattatatatataatttattctgtttttctggagaatccTTACTGATAcaaatgttgagcatcttttcatctgcttattGACTTAATAacgtgtatatcttctttggggaaatggctattcaagttctttgcccattttgtaactgaactattaatatttttctttatattgctgAGTTGTAAgggttccttatatattctagatattagagcCTTATCAGATATATTTGTGCAACTATTTTCTCCTAATGTATACgttgcctttttctttattttcttttctcttttttgttttttttttttttcattgagacagtctcactctgtcacccaggctggagtgcagtgtggcatgatctcgactcactgcagactcgacctcccaggctcaagcaatcctcccacttcagcctcctgagtagctgaggttacaggcacttgccatcgcacccagctaatttttgtattttttagtagagctgaggttttgccatgttgcctaggttggtcttgaactccctgactCAAAGTGATCTGTCAGCCTCGGTCTCCGTAAGTGCTGGAAgggtgagccacagtgcccagcaatCTATTTtcaatagtgtttttttttttatgtatacaCAGGTTTGGAATTTTGATAATGTTCAAttcatccaattttttttttttttttttttttttggttctttctaCTGGACCACCACTCTTGAGCCCTCTAATCCAACCTCCACTCGGCAGCCAGAGGGAGCCCTCTAAATGTAATTACTGTTTCTGTTTCCCTGCTCAAAGCCGTGTCACATTTGTGATTTAGAACAGTATTTCTCAAACCTAATTTGTGAAGGCAGCAGCTGGAACTCTTCTTATGCACAGAAGCTGATTTGGTTGGTCTGGCATGGGTCTGGGAGTGAGCACATCTACCAAGCAAGCGGCTGCTGGGGTAGCTTGTGTTTTCCACTGATGATCTCAGCAGTGTTTCCTGTCCCACATGCTCCTCCAGAACGTTGTACTCGCCCATGAAAAGGTGGAGTCTATTTccccttcctttatttatttttttgagatgaagttttgctcttgttgcccaggctggagtgcaatggcactatctcggctcaccgcaacctccgcctcttgggttcaagcaattctccaacctcagcctcccaagtagctgggatgaccgacatgtgccaccacgcccagctaattttgtatttttagtagagatggggtttctgcatgttggtcaggctggtctcgaatcctgacctcaggtgatccgcctgccttggcctcccaaagtgctgggattataggtgtgagccaccacaccaagctattTCCCCTTCCTTTGAACCTGATCAGGACTTTGCAATGGCATCAACATGGTGAGAGTGACCCTGCATGGCTGATGAGGCTGGGCTACACAAGGTGATGTGGCTTCTGACTGGCTCCCTCTCAGGATACATGCCCTTGGAACCCATTCTCTAAGCTCCTTGGGAGCCCAACCTAGCCCATACAGAGACAAGACAAGAAGAGAAACAGAGGCCCCCCAGGCCTCAGCCAGCATCAGCTGCCAGACAGGAGAGCAAATGCACCTTCAGTGATTCTAGCTGAAGCCTCAGACCGCATGGAGCAGAGATGAGCAAAATGCACACTGTCACTGTTTTGAAACAACAATGTTTGGGGGCTGTTTGTTATGTAGCACTAGACAGCTGTAACAATGCTATTACTGCTGTGTTCCATGAATGACTGCACTTTGAGTAGCAGGGGGCTAGATCACTAGATAACCCCCATGGCTTCTGTATAtgctatttttctacttttatattcttttctttcacttttttttttgtttttttgttttgttttgttttgtttttgagacagagtctcactctgttgcccaggctggagtgcagtggtataatcttggcggactgcaacctccacttctccgattcaagcaattattgtgcctcaacctcctgagtagctgggactatagacatgcaccgccacgcctggctaatttctgtatttttagtagagacggggtttcgccatgttggccaggctgatctcaaactcctgacctcaggtgatccacccgccttggcctcccaaagtgctgggattacaggcgtgagccaccatgcccagctccattCCCTTTCTTTACTTGGCTCATTTTTCCTTGTTGCCTCAGTTCTCCTCTAAGATCACTTTCCTGACATTTCAGCCTGGGCCTGTTGCCTTCTCTGggtcccctcagcctcctgcgcctccatcatctcagccctgATCCCTCAGATTATACTTCCTCTGTCCCCACTCTGACCATCTTCGCTGTCCCTGGGTAGGGATGGGTATCTTCTCCCACTGGTCTGGGAGACCCAGTCTGCCTGGTGCAGACTTGGTCACTGCTGGAAGGAGCTCAGTTAGTGTGGTGCTGAGGACAGCACTGGTGGGGCTGGCCCCCTTCACCCAAACTCCCACTCTCTTCCATAGATTTcacctctgtggcccaggccatGGCTTAGGGCAACTCTGCTTAAACATCGAGTCCATCCTCCATTCTGTTCTTGAATAGGGAGCACCTGTTACACCAGCCTCTCCCTTGTACCCTCCACTCATGTCTTTCTCCCCAAGAGACACGGGACTCTGGCACTTGTGAAGCATGACCCAGACCCTGGGGCCGTGGCATCCAACATCCTCATTCCCTACGACTCCTACTGTCTAGATGTAGCTGCCAAGAGACCCCCAGACTCCCCGGGCCTCTGTCTAGAATGCCAAGAGAAGGCGAGAACGCCGTGCCACTGCATGCTCTGTGGGgtctccttcccccttccctggcTGCTGGGCGTGACTTCAATGttctccccaacccccaaacAGCAGTACTGATAAAAGCTGCAGACCTGGCTCAGGTTAGCTAATGAGGACCAGGCTGGGAATGAAGCCTGAATCCCTAAACCCCAGTCCTGCACCCCACCCTAATCCTGGGGTCTCCACTGGACAAAAGGAAGCAGCTTGGTTTTCCGTTGGTGTTGTTTGGAGATAGAGTATCTCTCTGGctcccagattggagtgcagcggcgtgatcttggctcactgcagcctccgcctcctgggttcaagcaatgctcatgcctcagcccccccagtagctgggattacaggtgtgcgccaccacacccagctaatttttgtatttttagtagggacggggtttcaccatattggccaggctggtctcaaactcctgacctcaactgattccccagcctcggcctcccaaagtggaagtGGCTTATTTTTAAGGAGAAAACTCCCATGGAAAGGAATCAGCACCTCCTCTGTCAACATTTCACTTCTCTGAAAAGACCCGCACTTCCAACTacaaagtgctttgtaaacacAAGAatgaggctgggcgaggtggctcatgcctgtaatcccagcactttgggaagctgaggcgggcagatcacgaggtcgggagtttgagaccagcctgaccaatatgctgaaaccccgtctctactaaaaacacaaaaattagttgggtgtggtggcgcgtgcctgtaatcccagctactcaggaggctgaggcaggagaatagcttgaacccaggaggtggaggctgcaatgagccaagatcacgccactgcactgcagcctgggcaacagagcgaaactccatttcaaaaaaaaaaaaaaaaaagaatgagaacacttggacacagggagggaaacagcacacacaacaaaatttaaaaacaggtgaaaataattttagtaatatttttactACTACTGATATGAtcaaaacattattatttcaaCAAGTAATTAATCTAAACATGATTGAGATGTCTTACGTTATTTTCATCATACTAAGCCTTTAATATTTGTTGTGTATTTTACActcacagcacatctcaatttggactccCCATGTTTCAAGCACTAAATAGCCATGTGTGTCTGCTGTCCGTCTACCATACTGGACAGCGTTGATCTGAAATCCCATCTGTATGCATCACCATCACATTtgcagagaccccatctcagcaGCACAGCTGAGGCTCATCTGCAAAAGCACCTGCAACTTCTCTACAACCTCCCACATCACCTCCAAACACATCctcatgtcatctgccaacacACCCATAGCTCACAGGCCAATGTCTAAATCTCATTGCAGGCATCTTCAGAGAAAGCACTTACTAAAGGGGTATACTTGATTCCACATCTGATTTGACCTGCAAATCTCCCCTCCCCTTTGCATACATTTGCATCTAATTTGTATGTCAACCTAAATGCACTGGCAGAGCCTCAGATCATCATCTCAAAGTCAGGGGGGTGTGGGGCTGGGCAGGCCTCCAGGtgttcctcctcctgcttccactGGGGCTCTtgatcctcctcctcttcctcgctgctctcctcctcctcctccaataTGGTGACCAGTTCCTCCCGCAGCGCCCCTATCTCcagccccaggctgcacagctgtCCCAGCAGCTGGACATCAACTCGGCGCAGGTTCTCCTGCCGGTAGGAAGGGGACGTCACAGGGATGCCACCCCAGAGAGCAAGGGTCTCGCCAGGGCCTGGATGAGAGCAGGTCCCAACTCATGTCCTGGCCATGGTGCCTGGGCAGGGTCCTCACTGTGCCAATGGATCCTAACTGCCTTCCTGCTTCTCAGAGTGTATCTTGATCTGTaactctgtctttgtctctccaTTTCATTGTCCCTgacttctctctctgtttctcagtaATATGTCTCCTCCCTCTCttatctatctctgtctctgtttccctttgtctgtctctgtccccatttattttttgtctttccatgcccctgtctctctgtctctgttttgcTATTTCTCTGCCCCTGCCTTTGGCTCTCTTTCTCTCGCTCGCCCTGTCTCTGCCCTCCTCAACTTTCTCAAATTCAGTCTGAGTCCCTCTGTCTCTGTTCCTGCTCTCAGTCTCTGCTTCCCACCTCTGTCCCTCTCTTTTGGGATCTCCCTGTCCCACCTCTGTTCCTGTCCCTCACtctatgtctgtctttctgtctgtacATGCCTCTCAtgtctctgcttctgtctctcaGATTCTGTCTTTCAGTCTCTGGCCCTctctattttccttcatttccattcattctcatttactctctctctctctctctctttcccttccaaaCCCCTCACTCACCAGCTCCTCCCTGATCCACAGCAGACTATCCCAGGCACCTCCAGTGTCTGTCCCTGCAGTCCTGAGGGTCTGACCAGGGATTTCCACTGGTGGGACCTCCCTCAGGGCCTGGGGGGGTGGGCCCAGCCCCGGAGGCACCAGTCCAGCCTGACTCAGCTGCCTCCACAGCTCCATGGTCTCTGAGCTATGGCTGCCAGGAGCAGGAAGTAGCAAGGTCCAGGGTGGCCCGGTCCCCCGGGGAGCTGTGTGCGTGGTGGAGAGTAAAGGGCAGAGGGAGTGGGATGGGGTTCCTGGCAAAGGTATCCCAAAGTCCACTCTTCAGAGAAAATCAGCTGGccttgtgcttttgtttttccttctgaagTCTAACCTCAACTCTGCTCAAAGGGTTCAAACACAGTCTCTTGCAGAGGTCAAACTCTGCCCCTCCCTGTCTATCTCAGGTCTGACCCCTCAGGGGCGCTCAGTGTCTGTAGATGCCTGGCACCCTCTGTCCTTCCAcctgccccccaccaccaccgCCTCTCCAGCCTCTCCTCAGCCTCCATTTGACCTCTGGCTTCCCCATAGCTTGGTTCTTGCTTGTCCTCTCAGCACAGGTCATCCCAGGGCTTTCCCACCAGTGTGCCTTTGGGGGCAGGAATGGCTCCCAGGGGCACCAACAGAGCAATCCCTCAGCTGGAGTGCCTGTGTCCAGGCTGCTGGCCTAGGGCCGAGCAGCCAATTCTGCTGACCCTGGACTTGCCTATGGGTATATCATCCTTGCTGAGGGTGGGGCTTCTGCTGTGGAAAAGTCTGGGAAGCACTGCAGGCCTCTCTCGGCCTTGAACCCTTCCTTCAGACCCAAagtgcttatatatatatatataatggtagatcacaaggtcaggagatctagaccatcctggcaacagggtgaaaccccgtctctagtaaaatacaaaaattagccaggcatgctggcgtgcgcctgtagtcccagctactctggagggtgaggcagtggaatagcttgaacccgggaggcagaggttgcggaaagccgagatcacgccactgcactccagcctggcgacagagcaagactccatctcaaaataaataaatgaatgaattaattaaattatatagataattttttttttttttgagacagagtctcgctctgtcgcccaggctggactgcagtggtgcaatctttgctcactacaacctctgcctcccgggttcaagcgattcccctgcctcagcctcctgagcagatggggttataggtgcacgccaccacacctggctaatttttgtatgtttagtggagacggggtttcaccatgttagccaggctggtttcaaacccctgacctcaggtgatctgcctacctcggcctcccaaagtgctgggattacagtcgtgagccaccagtCCCAGCCAATTTCATGTATATGTCACTGGCTTCCAAATGTTTGGCCTCAGTCCTGATCTCTCCCTTGAGTTCCACACCCTAATTCTGCAGCCCTGATGAAGGGCAGGTGAGTccccaaattggggcttagccctGGAGGTTTCTTGGCTCCACTCAGCCAAGAATTCAAGAGCAAGGGAGCAAGCCGTGGAAGAAAGCAGGTTTACTGAAGCGGCTGTGTACAGCAGAAGGACAGCTCCTGGCAGAGTAAGGCTACCCAGAGTAGCAGCACGTGGGCTGTGGGCTGGCAGTATTTATACTCACTTTTAactacatgcaaattaaggggtgggCTATTCAGAAATCTAGAAAAGGGGTAgtaacttctgggtgttgccatggcatttgtaaactgtcatggcgctggtgggagtgccTTAAGCCGATGAGCAGTGAGGGCAACTAGAGGTTGCCTTTATGTCATTTGCTGGTTCCGGAGACTT contains:
- the ERICH4 gene encoding glutamate-rich protein 4; the protein is MELWRQLSQAGLVPPGLGPPPQALREVPPVEIPGQTLRTAGTDTGGAWDSLLWIREELENLRRVDVQLLGQLCSLGLEIGALREELVTILEEEEESSEEEEEDQEPQWKQEEEHLEACPAPHPPDFEMMI